The proteins below are encoded in one region of Chelmon rostratus isolate fCheRos1 chromosome 21, fCheRos1.pri, whole genome shotgun sequence:
- the asb3 gene encoding ankyrin repeat and SOCS box protein 3 isoform X1, translated as MDFTECYGDTVSSVAAAARSGCWKRVKRLIRRGFSVDCRDNRGWNALHEAAAAGSLQCVQEILSAVGAAGSPRGCRSYVNSLTHEGESACYLAAERGHLAVVRILLKAHANINQQTNDLSCPLYAAVNGGHKEVVELLVSKGAEVNGTHTASCWTCLHQAVYKGHREIVHMLVNVSNLEALDDHGISPLFVAAQYGQQECLEILVNAGANVSTQAADLATPLLIASQEGHQACVDFLLDHGADPNIACSHDWPQLPIHAAAEFGHIGVLRRLIAATDRACDRGDGMVSPLYMAVLRHQSKSVEMLLREGYSPDAQDCTHTLDIRSPLSFALGRTSNKPYSESVRLLVAAGASLHEEDWIYALATDKTDLLQLILEHRWISRPETLTRKCSDHHGKTILKPQELRELICVALNQVHFAACWLPLLLKAGLEPSLLLQVKMLEQADSDVLNYLLEFVNWSTLSPPLRHILDRRRAEKTWQPCPHFDSIICLSHICRLQIRLLLGPDPLMRTNVVQQLPVPSPLHSFLQFKDIPEISYKHSLS; from the exons ATGGACTTTACAGAGTGCTACGGAGACACCGTCTCCAGTGTCGCGGCTGCAGCTCGATCAGGCTGCTGGAAGCGGGTGAAGAGGCTGATAAGGAGAGGCTTCAGTGTGGACTGTCGAGACAACCGCGGCTGGAATGCCCTGCATGAGGCGGCAGCCGCTGgcagtctgcagtgtgtgcaggaaATTTTGTCTGCTGTCGGCG CAGCAGGCTCCCCCCGTGGCTGCCGTTCCTATGTGAACTCTTTGACACATGAGGGGGAATCTGCATGTTACCTGGCAGCGGAACGTGGACACCTCGCGGTGGTCCGAATCCTCCTGAAAGCACATGCCAACATCAACCAGCAAACAAATGACTTATCCTGTCCTTTGTATGCAG CTGTAAACGGTGGGCACAAGGAGGTTGTAGAACTGCTGGTCAGTAAAGGTGCAGAGGTCAATGGGACACACACCGCTTCCTGCTGGACCTGCCTTCATCAAGCTGTTTATAAG GGTCACAGGGAAATTGTGCATATGCTGGTTAACGTGTCCAACTTGGAGGCACTAGACGACCACGGGATCTCCCCTCTGTTTGTGGCTGCACAGTATGGACAGCAGGAATGCCTGGAAATTCTTGTTAATGCTG GTGCCAATGTGAGCACCCAGGCAGCTGATCTGGCCACACCGCTGCTGATTGCCTCTCAGGAGGGCCACCAGGCCTGTGTGGATTTCCTGTTGGACCATGGGGCAGATCCCAACATAGCCTGCAGCCATGACTGGCCGCAGCTTCCCATTCATGCTGCCGCAGAGTTTGGCCACATCGG TGTCCTCAGGAGACTGATAGCTGCTACGGATCGTGCATGTGACCGTGGTGATGGCATGGTGAGTCCACTGTACATGGCCGTCCTCAGGCACCAGAGCAAAAGTGTTGAGATGCTCTTGAGGGAAGGTTATAGCCCAGACGCTCAggactgcacacacaccctggacaTCCGTTCACCACTCTCCTTCGCCTTGGGTCGCACATCAAACAAACCATACAG TGAATCGGTGAGGTTGCTGGTAGCTGCAGGAGCTAGTTTGCACGAGGAGGACTGGATTTATGCCTTGGCCACTGACAAAACAGACCTTCTGCAACTGATACTTGAGCACAGATGGATCTCACGACCAGAGACATTGACTAGGAAGTGCTCTGATCATCATGGGAAAACTATATTAAAGCCACAGGAACTGAGGGAGCTTATCTGTGTGGCACTAAACCAAGTACATTTTGCTGCCTGCTGGCTTCCTCTGCTTCTGAAGGCAGGACTCGAACCTTCTTTGCTGCTTCAGGTCAAGAT GTTGGAACAGGCAGACAGTGATGTGTTGAATTACCTGCTCGAGTTTGTAAACTGGTCGACTCTGTCCCCGCCTTTGAGACATATTCTGGATCGAAGACGGGCGGAGAAGACTTGGCAACCATGTCCACATTTTG ACTCCATTATCTGTCTTTCCCACATCTGTCGGCTGCAGATTAGGCTGCTGCTGGGACCAGATCCACTGATGAGGACCAATGTAGTCCAGCAGCTGCCTGTGCCCTCCCCACTCCATAGCTTTCTCCAATTCAAAGACATCCCAGAAATTTCCTACAAACACTCACTCTCATAA
- the asb3 gene encoding ankyrin repeat and SOCS box protein 3 isoform X2 codes for MDFTECYGDTVSSVAAAARSGCWKRVKRLIRRGFSVDCRDNRGWNALHEAAAAGSLQCVQEILSAVGAGSPRGCRSYVNSLTHEGESACYLAAERGHLAVVRILLKAHANINQQTNDLSCPLYAAVNGGHKEVVELLVSKGAEVNGTHTASCWTCLHQAVYKGHREIVHMLVNVSNLEALDDHGISPLFVAAQYGQQECLEILVNAGANVSTQAADLATPLLIASQEGHQACVDFLLDHGADPNIACSHDWPQLPIHAAAEFGHIGVLRRLIAATDRACDRGDGMVSPLYMAVLRHQSKSVEMLLREGYSPDAQDCTHTLDIRSPLSFALGRTSNKPYSESVRLLVAAGASLHEEDWIYALATDKTDLLQLILEHRWISRPETLTRKCSDHHGKTILKPQELRELICVALNQVHFAACWLPLLLKAGLEPSLLLQVKMLEQADSDVLNYLLEFVNWSTLSPPLRHILDRRRAEKTWQPCPHFDSIICLSHICRLQIRLLLGPDPLMRTNVVQQLPVPSPLHSFLQFKDIPEISYKHSLS; via the exons ATGGACTTTACAGAGTGCTACGGAGACACCGTCTCCAGTGTCGCGGCTGCAGCTCGATCAGGCTGCTGGAAGCGGGTGAAGAGGCTGATAAGGAGAGGCTTCAGTGTGGACTGTCGAGACAACCGCGGCTGGAATGCCCTGCATGAGGCGGCAGCCGCTGgcagtctgcagtgtgtgcaggaaATTTTGTCTGCTGTCGGCG CAGGCTCCCCCCGTGGCTGCCGTTCCTATGTGAACTCTTTGACACATGAGGGGGAATCTGCATGTTACCTGGCAGCGGAACGTGGACACCTCGCGGTGGTCCGAATCCTCCTGAAAGCACATGCCAACATCAACCAGCAAACAAATGACTTATCCTGTCCTTTGTATGCAG CTGTAAACGGTGGGCACAAGGAGGTTGTAGAACTGCTGGTCAGTAAAGGTGCAGAGGTCAATGGGACACACACCGCTTCCTGCTGGACCTGCCTTCATCAAGCTGTTTATAAG GGTCACAGGGAAATTGTGCATATGCTGGTTAACGTGTCCAACTTGGAGGCACTAGACGACCACGGGATCTCCCCTCTGTTTGTGGCTGCACAGTATGGACAGCAGGAATGCCTGGAAATTCTTGTTAATGCTG GTGCCAATGTGAGCACCCAGGCAGCTGATCTGGCCACACCGCTGCTGATTGCCTCTCAGGAGGGCCACCAGGCCTGTGTGGATTTCCTGTTGGACCATGGGGCAGATCCCAACATAGCCTGCAGCCATGACTGGCCGCAGCTTCCCATTCATGCTGCCGCAGAGTTTGGCCACATCGG TGTCCTCAGGAGACTGATAGCTGCTACGGATCGTGCATGTGACCGTGGTGATGGCATGGTGAGTCCACTGTACATGGCCGTCCTCAGGCACCAGAGCAAAAGTGTTGAGATGCTCTTGAGGGAAGGTTATAGCCCAGACGCTCAggactgcacacacaccctggacaTCCGTTCACCACTCTCCTTCGCCTTGGGTCGCACATCAAACAAACCATACAG TGAATCGGTGAGGTTGCTGGTAGCTGCAGGAGCTAGTTTGCACGAGGAGGACTGGATTTATGCCTTGGCCACTGACAAAACAGACCTTCTGCAACTGATACTTGAGCACAGATGGATCTCACGACCAGAGACATTGACTAGGAAGTGCTCTGATCATCATGGGAAAACTATATTAAAGCCACAGGAACTGAGGGAGCTTATCTGTGTGGCACTAAACCAAGTACATTTTGCTGCCTGCTGGCTTCCTCTGCTTCTGAAGGCAGGACTCGAACCTTCTTTGCTGCTTCAGGTCAAGAT GTTGGAACAGGCAGACAGTGATGTGTTGAATTACCTGCTCGAGTTTGTAAACTGGTCGACTCTGTCCCCGCCTTTGAGACATATTCTGGATCGAAGACGGGCGGAGAAGACTTGGCAACCATGTCCACATTTTG ACTCCATTATCTGTCTTTCCCACATCTGTCGGCTGCAGATTAGGCTGCTGCTGGGACCAGATCCACTGATGAGGACCAATGTAGTCCAGCAGCTGCCTGTGCCCTCCCCACTCCATAGCTTTCTCCAATTCAAAGACATCCCAGAAATTTCCTACAAACACTCACTCTCATAA